One region of Armigeres subalbatus isolate Guangzhou_Male chromosome 3, GZ_Asu_2, whole genome shotgun sequence genomic DNA includes:
- the LOC134221788 gene encoding uncharacterized protein LOC134221788, with the protein MASLDHQRMAKEFTSSHTSWSFIPPASPHMGGAWERLVRTVKQNLVKLKSNRTLSHEVLENLLAEIENIVNSRPLTCIPVDDDQSPVLTPNHFLLGSSNGLRPWVPFDDNSQVLKNCWKLSQSLANQFWKQWLRDYLPYITRRTKWLTETKPIGINDIVIIVDPNSPRNTWLKGRVIGTKQGSDGQVRSATVQTPWGIYERPAVKLAVLDVGVCINATPSNCIPRGSVGYATSSPVEPEYPSVTDTEPMPHLPPSEGIDNATSAKQHLHSKNRTMNNNRSTIATIAR; encoded by the coding sequence ATGGCAAGTTTGGATCATCAACGGATGGCAAAAGAGTTCACTTCCTCCCATACATCTTGGAGCTTCATCCCTCCTGCCTCCCCACACATGGGAGGGGCATGGGAGCGTCTCGTAAGAACCGTCAAGCAGAACCTTGTGAAACTTAAATCGAACCGAACGCTATCCCATGAAGTTCTTGAAAACCTGCTAGCGGAGATCGAGAATATCGTTAACTCTCGCCCGTTAACCTGCATCCCTGTTGATGACGACCAGTCACCTGTACTAACTCCCAACCATTTTCTTCTGGGATCAAGTAATGGATTGAGACCCTGGGTTCCTTTTGATGACAACTCACAAGTGCTGAAGAATTGCTGGAAGCTGTCGCAATCTTTAGCCAACCAATTTTGGAAACAGTGGCTCCGAGATTATCTCCCGTATATCACTCGTAGAACCAAATGGTTAACGGAAACGAAGCCCATAGGTATCAATGACATAGTGATTATAGTAGATCCGAATTCTCCACGAAACACTTGGCTTAAAGGCCGAGTAATTGGAACCAAGCAGGGCTCGGACGGACAGGTCCGCAGTGCTACGGTACAAACTCCGTGGGGCATCTACGAGCGACCAGCTGTGAAACTTGCCGTGCTTGACGTAGGCGTCTGTATCAATGCAACACCTAGTAATTGCATTCCGAGGGGGAGTGTTGGTTACGCTACGTCTTCACCCGTTGAACCCGAATACCCCAGTGTAACCGATACTGAACCGATGCCACACCTGCCACCTTCTGAGGGGATTGACAACGCTACTTCTGCAAAACAGCATCTACACAGCAAGAACAGGACAATGAACAACAATAGATCTACGATTGCCACTATTGCGCGCTAG